The Litchfieldia alkalitelluris genome has a window encoding:
- a CDS encoding MATE family efflux transporter has protein sequence MKGQSTTKKLTLFALTWPIFIELLLHMLMGNADTLMLSQYSDNSVAAVGVANQIFYVFIVMFGFIAAGTSVLVAQHFGAKQFKEAGEISVVSIAANLVFGLILSGIVLTFSVNMLEFMDLPEELMGEANSYLKLVGGTAFLQALIMTIGAIIRSYGYTKDSMYVTIGMNIINVIGNYLFIFGPLGIPVLGVFGVALSTTISKFIGLIAISYLLFRRINQDLPFKRLFSLPIQHLKNLLGIGVPSAGENLSYSGSQMVITIFITMLGTEALTTKVYAHNLMMLISLFSISIAQGTQIMIGQMVGAQKLKKAYSTCLKSLYMALVISFLMAIIFSAFSNSLLSIFTSNQTIITLGGTLLLYAIILEPGRAFNLVIISSLRAAGDVKLPVYMGILSMWGIAVPVSYFLGIHLGFGLVGIWIAFILDEWIRGLIMLWRWRTKAWEKKSFIRAKEKAVAVSAT, from the coding sequence ATGAAAGGACAATCAACCACAAAAAAGTTAACCCTATTTGCGCTAACATGGCCAATTTTTATAGAATTGCTTCTACATATGTTAATGGGAAATGCGGACACACTTATGTTGAGTCAATACTCAGATAACTCTGTAGCAGCCGTAGGCGTGGCAAATCAGATTTTTTATGTTTTTATTGTGATGTTTGGTTTCATTGCAGCAGGTACTTCTGTGCTTGTGGCGCAGCATTTTGGTGCAAAGCAATTCAAAGAAGCCGGAGAAATATCTGTTGTTTCAATTGCAGCAAACCTTGTATTTGGTTTAATACTTAGCGGAATTGTTTTGACCTTTAGCGTAAACATGCTAGAGTTCATGGATTTACCTGAGGAATTAATGGGTGAAGCAAACTCATACTTAAAGCTCGTAGGAGGAACTGCCTTTTTACAGGCTTTAATCATGACAATTGGTGCGATTATTAGAAGTTATGGATACACAAAAGACTCTATGTATGTAACCATTGGTATGAATATTATCAATGTCATTGGTAATTACCTCTTTATTTTCGGACCATTAGGAATTCCTGTATTGGGTGTGTTCGGTGTAGCATTATCTACTACTATTAGTAAATTTATAGGTCTAATTGCGATTAGCTATTTATTGTTTAGACGTATCAACCAAGATCTTCCTTTCAAAAGATTGTTCTCTCTTCCAATTCAGCATCTAAAGAATTTACTAGGAATTGGTGTTCCTTCCGCTGGAGAAAACCTTTCATACAGTGGTTCACAAATGGTTATCACGATATTTATAACCATGCTAGGAACAGAAGCACTAACAACAAAAGTATATGCGCATAATTTAATGATGCTTATTTCTCTTTTCAGCATCAGCATTGCCCAAGGAACACAAATCATGATTGGACAAATGGTCGGGGCGCAAAAGCTTAAGAAAGCATATTCGACTTGTTTAAAAAGCTTATACATGGCACTCGTTATCAGTTTTTTAATGGCTATTATTTTTTCTGCTTTTTCAAACTCATTACTATCAATCTTTACATCTAATCAAACGATCATCACATTAGGTGGTACACTGCTACTCTATGCCATTATTCTCGAGCCTGGCCGAGCATTTAATTTAGTAATAATAAGTTCACTGCGAGCCGCTGGAGATGTAAAACTACCAGTTTATATGGGCATTCTTTCTATGTGGGGAATCGCTGTGCCTGTCTCCTACTTTTTAGGAATTCATTTAGGATTTGGTCTTGTCGGTATATGGATCGCCTTTATTCTTGATGAATGGATACGAGGGCTTATCATGCTTTGGAGATGGAGAACAAAAGCATGGGAAAAGAAATCCTTTATTCGAGCAAAAGAAAAAGCTGTGGCGGTTTCAGCAACATAG
- a CDS encoding P-II family nitrogen regulator: MKKVEAIIRPENFQALRDKLEEVGINGLTVSEVAGCGQQKGQQGLFRGNTFEIRLLPKVKVEMVVEAEYVDEIVQIIQSTCSTNTVGDGKIFIIPIENAIRIRTGEDGNKAIV; the protein is encoded by the coding sequence ATGAAAAAAGTCGAGGCGATTATTCGACCTGAAAACTTTCAAGCTCTCCGAGATAAACTTGAAGAAGTTGGAATTAATGGTTTAACCGTTTCGGAGGTTGCTGGGTGTGGCCAACAAAAAGGCCAACAAGGGCTTTTTAGAGGAAATACATTTGAAATAAGACTACTCCCTAAAGTCAAAGTTGAAATGGTTGTTGAAGCAGAATATGTAGATGAAATTGTTCAAATCATCCAATCTACTTGCAGTACAAATACTGTAGGTGATGGAAAAATCTTTATCATTCCAATTGAAAATGCAATTAGAATCCGAACTGGTGAAGATGGGAATAAAGCAATTGTCTAA